One genomic window of Quercus robur chromosome 6, dhQueRobu3.1, whole genome shotgun sequence includes the following:
- the LOC126733395 gene encoding probably inactive leucine-rich repeat receptor-like protein kinase At3g28040: MTITLMGFLHLLLLAAATSSLQQYCMGMGVPVQLNDDVLGLIVFKSDLHDPSSYLDSWNEDDDSPCSWEYIQCNPVTSRVSEVSLDGLGLSGKIGRGLEKLQHLKVLSLSRNNFSGTISPQLTLTSGLERLNLSHNSLSGNIPSSLVNMSSIRFLDLSKNSFTGPVPDNLFQNCVSMRYLSLAENMLEGSLPSTLSSCSFLNYLNLSKNSFTGNLDFASWFGSLKRLRILDVSNNALSGSVPAGISAIHNLKELLLEGNHFSGPLPFDIGLCLHLNRLDLGDNQFTEPLPDSLQRLNSLTFFRASNNMFTGSFPQWISNMSSLQYIDFSNNGLTGSLPSSIGYLKSLNYLSLSDNKLSGNIPMLLADCTHLSVINLRSNNFHGMIPEGLFDLGLEEVDFSQNALMGSIPHGSSRLFESLRTLDLSRNNLTGSMPAEMGLFSSLTYLNISWNKLQSMVPPELGFLQNLTILDLRNNALFGPIPEDICDSGSLGILQLDGNTLTGPIPEDIGNCTSLYLLSLSHNNLSGSIPVSASELKRLKILNLEFNELSGEIPQELGRLENLLAVNISYNRLTGRLPVGGIFQSLDESSLQGNLGICSPLLKGPCKMNVPKPLVLDPNAYGNQMGDHNQRDRSSKSTQLGHHKFLSVSAIVAISAAILIAIGVIVITLLNVSARQRLTFVDNALESMCSSSSRSASPPVGKLIMFDSGSSPDWISNPESLLNKASEIGSGVFGTVYKASFGAQGGIVAIKKLATSNIIQYPEDFDREVKILGKAKHPNLIALMGYYWTPQTKLLVTEYAPNGSLQAKLHERLPSTPSISWANRFKILLGTAKGLAHLHHSFRPPIIHYNLKPSNILLDENYNPKISDFGLARLLTKLEKHIIGNRFQSALGYVAPELACQSLRVNEKCDVYGFGMMIFELVTGRRPVEYGEDNVVILSDHVRVLLEQGNVLECVDHSMSEYQEDEVLPVLKLALVCTSQIPSSRPSMTEVVQILQVIKTPVPQRMELY; this comes from the exons atgacGATAACTTTGATGGGTTTTCTCCATTTGCTACTTCTTGCTGCTGCTACTTCTTCTTTGCAACAATATTGCATGGGGATGGGGGTCCCTGTCCAACTCAACGACGATGTTTTAGGCCTTATTGTCTTCAAGTCAGACCTTCATGACCCTTCTTCGTATCTCGATTCATGGAACGAAGACGATGATTCCCCTTGCTCTTGGGAATACATTCAGTGCAACCCTGTCACCAGTCGTGTTTCCGAGGTTTCACTTGATGGCCTAGGCTTATCTGGCAAAATTGGAAGAGGGCTCGAGAAGTTACAACACTTGAAGGTACTCTCACTCTCACGTAACAATTTTTCTGGTACTATTAGTCCCCAACTTACTCTCACTTCTGGCCTTGAAAGACTTAATCTTAGTCACAATAGTCTTTCAGGCAACATTCCCAGTTCACTTGTGAATATGAGTTCTATTCGATTTCTTGATCTTTCTAAGAACTCATTCACTGGACCTGTCCCTGATAATCTGTTTCAAAACTGCGTTTCTATGCGCTACCTGTCTTTAGCAGAGAATATGCTTGAGGGGTCACTTCCAAGTACACTCTCTAGTTGCTCCTTTTTGAATTACCTTAATCTCTCCAAAAACAGTTTCACTGGGAACCTAGATTTTGCTTCCTGGTTTGGGTCATTGAAAAGGCTTCGGATTTTGGATGTTTCCAACAATGCACTATCTGGGTCTGTACCAGCAGGAATCTCAGCCATCCATAACTTAAAGGAGCTTCTTTTAGAGGGTAATCACTTCTCAGGACCACTACCCTTTGATATAGGACTATGTCTTCACTTGAATAGGTTGGATTTAGGTGATAATCAATTCACAGAACCACTGCCAGATTCACTGCAAAGGCTGAACTCTTTGACCTTTTTCAGGGCTTCAAATAACATGTTCACAGGTTCTTTCCCTCAGTGGATATCTAACATGAGCAGTCTGCAATATATAGACTTTTCCAACAATGGTCTCACTGGGAGCCTCCCATCTTCAATTGGTTACTTGAAATCACTAAACTATTTGAGTTTGTCTGATAACAAGCTTAGTGGAAACATTCCAATGTTACTGGCTGATTGTACTCACTTGTCTGTTATCAACTTGAGGTCTAACAATTTTCATGGTATGATACCGGAGGGTCTGTTTGATCTGGGATTGGAGGAAGTAGACTTTTCACAAAACGCATTAATGGGCTCAATCCCACATGGTTCGAGTAGGCTCTTTGAATCTCTACGGACATTGGATCTGTCCAGGAACAACCTTACAGGAAGTATGCCTGCAGAAATGGGTCTCTTCTCTAGCTTGACATACTTGAATATATCATGGAACAAACTACAATCCATGGTGCCCCCAGAGCTCGGATTCTTGCAGAACTTAACCATCTTAGATCTTCGTAACAACGCCTTATTCGGTCCAATCCCTGAGGATATATGTGACTCAGGAAGTTTGGGAATTCTTCAATTGGATGGCAATACATTGACGGGGCCCATTCCTGAAGATATTGGGAATTGTACATCTCTCTACTTACT GAGCTTGTCACACAATAATTTGAGTGGTTCGATTCCAGTGTCTGCTTCTGAGTTGAAAAGGCTGAAGATTTTAAATTTGGAGTTCAATGAGCTGAGCGGAGAGATACCCCAAGAGCTTGGAAGATTGGAAAATCTACTTGCTGTAAATATATCTTACAACAGGCTCACAGGCAGGCTTCCTGTTGGGGGTATATTTCAAAGCCTGGATGAAAGTTCCTTGCAGGGAAACTTGGGTATCTGCTCACCCTTGTTGAAGGGACCATGTAAGATGAATGTTCCAAAGCCTCTAGTCCTTGACCCCAATGCCTACGGGAATCAAATGGGTGATCATAATCAAAGAGACAGATCTTCCAAGTCCACACAACTCGGTCACCACAAGTTCCTTAGTGTTTCTGCTATTGTAGCAATTTCAGCAGCAATACTAATCGCAATTGGGGTGATTGTTATCACCTTACTAAATGTGTCCGCCCGGCAAAGGCTCACATTTGTGGACAATGCCTTGGAAAGCATGTGCTCAAGCTCTTCCCGCTCAGCAAGCCCACCTGTAGGGAAGCTCATTATGTTTGATTCAGGGTCATCCCCTGACTGGATTAGCAATCCAGAATCTCTACTTAACAAGGCCTCTGAGATTGGCAGTGGAGTCTTTGGAACAGTTTACAAGGCCTCATTCGGAGCACAAGGAGGAATAGTAGCAATTAAAAAGCTTGCTACCTCAAATATAATCCAATATCCCGAGGACTTTGATCGAGAAGTTAAAATCTTAGGAAAAGCAAAGCACCCGAATCTGATAGCACTGATGGGATACTACTGGACTCCTCAAACAAAGCTGCTGGTAACGGAGTATGCACCCAATGGCAGCTTACAAGCCAAACTACATGAAAGGCTTCCTTCAACCCCATCTATTTCTTGGGCCAATAGGTTCAAAATCCTGCTTGGAACAGCAAAGGGACTTGCACATTTGCATCATTCTTTCCGTCCACCCATCATTCACTACAACCTAAAACCAAGCAACATCTTGCTTGATGAGAATTACAACCCAAAGATATCAGATTTTGGACTGGCCCGGCTTCTAACAAAGCTTGAGAAGCACATAATAGGTAACAGATTTCAGAGTGCACTTGGTTATGTGGCACCAGAACTAGCATGCCAGAGCTTAAGGGTTAATGAAAAATGTGATGTTTATGGCTTTGGAATGATGATATTTGAGCTTGTGACAGGTAGAAGACCTGTGGAATATGGAGAAGACAATGTTGTGATATTGAGTGACCATGTGAGGGTGTTGCTTGAGCAAGGGAATGTGTTGGAGTGTGTTGATCACAGCATGAGTGAGTACCAGGAAGATGAGGTCTTGCCAGTTCTCAAATTGGCTCTGGTTTGCACCTCTCAGATACCTTCTAGCAGGCCCTCAATGACAGAAGTGGTGCAAATACTGCAAGTCATTAAGACCCCAGTTCCACAGAGAATGGAGTTATACTAA
- the LOC126733396 gene encoding eukaryotic translation initiation factor 3 subunit H, which translates to MANTNTPTTMARSFLQVAATEEVASPLRVVQIEGLVILKIIKHCKEFSPALVTGQLLGLDVGSVLELTNCFPFPIREEDEENEAEGANYQLDMMKCLREVNVDNNTVGWYQSTLLGSFQTVELIETFMNYQENIRRCVCIIYDPSRSNQGVLALKALKLSDSFMELYRSNNFTGEKLREKNLSWVDIFEEIPIKVSNSALISAFMTELEADTPVTQCDYDRLQLSSNPFLERNMEFLIECMDDLSMEQQKFQFYYRSLSRQQSQQQAWLQKRRAENAARKAAGEEPLPEEDPANPIFKTVPEPSRLDSFLITNQMANYCNQINGVTGQNFSRLHLMKALHEN; encoded by the exons ATGGCAAACACAAATACTCCCACTACAATGGCGAGGTCGTTCCTCCAAGTGGCGGCAACAGAGGAGGTAGCTTCACCTCTGCGTGTAGTACAGATAGAAGGATTGGTCATATTGAAGATAATAAAGCACTGCAAGGAGTTCTCACCTGCTTTAGTTACCGGTCAGCTTCTGGGACTCGATGTCGGCAGCGTTCTTGAACTTACCAACTGTTTCCCCTTTCCG ATCAGGGAAGAGGATGAGGAAAACGAAGCTGAAGGTGCTAATTACCAGCTGGATATGATGAAGTGTTTGAGGGAGGTTAATGTTGACAATAACACCGTTGGATG GTACCAATCAACATTGTTAGGTTCATTTCAAACGGTTGAATTGATTGAGACCTTCATGAATTACCAG GAGAATATTAGACGCTGTGTGTGCATAATCTATGATCCGTCAAGGTCCAATCAAGGTGTCTTAGCTCTCAAGGCCTTGAAGCTTTCTGATTCATTCATGGAGCTTTACCGCAGTAACAATTTCACTGGAGAGAA GTTGAGGGAGAAAAACTTGTCTTGGGTGGATATATTTGAAGAAATACCA ATCAAAGTTTCAAATTCTGCCCTTATCAGTGCCTTTATGACAGAGCTAGAAGCGGATACACCCGTTACCCAG TGTGATTATGATCGTCTACAATTATCTAGCAACCCATTTCTGGAGAGGAATATGGAATTTCTGATTGAATGCATGGATGATTTGTCAATGGAACAGCAAAAG TTCCAATTCTACTATAGGAGCTTGTCGCGTCAGCAATCCCAGCAGCAAGCCTGGCTTCAAAAGAGAAG GGCGGAGAATGCAGCAAGAAAAGCTGCTGGAGAAGAGCCTTTACCTGAGGAGGACCCTGCAAATCCCATCTTCAAGACAGTCCCTGAGCCATCACGATTGGATAGCTTTCTCATAACGAATCAAATGGCTAACTACTGCAACCAAATTAACGG GGTTACGGGGCAGAACTTCAGTAGATTGCATTTGATGAAGGCGTTGCATGAGAATTGA